The DNA segment TAATTTTTATGCTTTTCAATTTGCGTCATAAAGCCTAACAAGAAAGTGTCACCGAGGAAATGGTGTAGAAGTTAAAGTTTTGATTGAATATAGTAAATAAATAATGGTTTATTGTGGAAAGGTTATGGTTAAATTGTGTAATGTAGGTGTTTGGGTGATCAAGGTATTGCCGAAAATAATAATTTGAGTAACAGGGAGTCTGACCATGAAGTCAGCTTATAGCACTTTTATTGCGTTAATATGGTCGTTTTTCCTTATAGGTTGTAGTGGGGGCGGCAGCATTTCAACCGATCCAGACAACCCTAATCCACCAGAGCCGACAGAGGTTGTTACTGTCACACTTTCAATTTCAAACACAGAATCCATTAAAGCTGAGGAACCAGCTGAAGTTACCGCAGTTGTTACCAGCTCTCTCAATGGCCCTTTGGCTGGAAAGCTTGTGACTTTTAAACTTGATAACGGCTCAATAGGAACCTTTGTCCCCGGTATTGGTACAGATAAGACCGATGGTAATGGTACAGCTAAAGTCTTATTAGCCACTTCAAATATTCCTGGTGCGGGCTCATTAACCGTGGAGGTCGCTGGATATAGTGATGTGGTGTCTGAACCATTGGTTTTTGTCATGGAAGGTGACGGTGGTGAAGTGAGCAATGGCGCATCAATCGTTGTGTCATTAACAGATACTAATGGCGCACCTATTGATGCTATTACGACAACGATACCAGGTAAGGTTACGGCAACAGTGAGTGGTATTAATAAACCCTCTATTGTGACCTTTGAAACAAGCATTGGTGATCTTCCTATCAAATCTGCAGTAACCGATGCAAATGGTAAAGCAACTGTTGATATTTATGCGGGCAGTACGCTGGGCGCAGGAGAAGTGATTGCTTCACTTTCAAGTGGTGAAGAGGGCAAAGCGGTCGTAGTCGTTGGTGCAACAAACGTCGTAATGGGCAGTGGTACGCCTTTTGAAGAAGGTGTTGCAAATGTCAGTGTTGATGAACTAACCGCTGGCGGTACTGCAACAATCTCGGTTGCAATTCAAGATGAAAATGGTAATCCTTTTACTCAACCTGTCGATGTTAATTTTTCTTCAACCTGTTCAACTAAACCAAGCCCAGAAGCAGAGATTAGTTCTCCAGTCCCTTCAGTCAATGGTGTGGCGACCACCACTTATTTAGCAAAGGGATGTAAAGGGGATGATGCGATTAATGTGACTGCTAATGCTGGAGGATTGAACTTAGCGGCAACGGCAACCATTAAAGTATTAGCCGCTGATGTAGGGAGTATCGTATTTCTATCTGCTACCCCTCAAAATATCAGTATTCTAGGTACTGGCGGCGTAGAGTCATCAGTTGTTCAATTTAAGGTATTAGATACAAATAGTAACCCTGTTAGTAATCAAGCTGTGTCTTTTAAGCTCAACACCGATGTTGGTGGAATTAGTTTAGATCCTGAAACAGCAACAACTAACAATCAAGGTATTGCACAAACTGTGGTGAGAACGGGTACGGTTGCAACGTCAGTACGTGTAACAGGGACTGTAGTCGATTCTAATCCTGTCATTTCGAGTCAGTCGAGTGAGCTTGTGGTGTCTACAGGGATCCCAGATCAAGATAGCTTCTCGTTATCTGCTTCAGTATTAAATGCCGAAGGGTGGGATGTTGATGGAACAGAGGTTAGTGTCACAGCTCGCTTGGCAGATGCATTTAACAACCCTGTACCAGACGGAACAACGATCTCATTTACCACCGAAGGCGGTTCAATTGAAGATGCTTGTCAGACTAAAAAAGGTGCTTGTAGCGTTATCTGGACGAGTCAACAAGCGAGGCCTGAAGGCTATCAGTTGATCAATGGTGCTGGAGTGATAGTTAACGATCCCATCGCGACTTTATCTTTCGACTCTAATTTAGGTGTGTACGGTAACCATTACGGCCAAAAGTATGGCGGACGAGCGACAATTTCTGCTACAGCTATTGGTGAAGAGTCATTCCCTGATTTAAACGGTAACGGTCGTTTTGATGCCGATGAAGTTACGGCGTTTAGGACACAAACTGATGTAAGCGGCATGCCATTTGATTTAGATGATGCCTTCAATGATTACAATGAAGATGGCCTGTTTAACCCTCAGCAAGATAATGGTCAACTCGGTGGCGAGTTAGAAGAATTAATAGACTTTAACTCTAATGGTGTCTTTGATGTTAAAGATGGTAAATATAACGGGGTATTGTGCTCAAATCCGGTTCATGACGCCTGCGCCGATGGCGTGAGTGACTCTAAGTCTCTTTATGTTCGTGGCAGCTTGGTTATCGTGATGTCTGGTAGCTCGGCATTGGCTACAGACCCTTCTCGCGTATTAATCGTTGATAGTTATAGTGGCGCTAACGGTTCTTATGATCAAAGTATCGATATTATCGGTAAGGCTACGGGTACTGTGTATTTTACCATCTCCGATCTTCACAACCAGCAGATGCCAGCAGGCTCTAAGGTTCGTTTTACTGCTAGCGCGGGTTCGGTTGTGAGTGGTTCAGAGTACGTTTGGCCTAGCACCAATTATAATGGCGGGCGCCAGTTTAGCGTGACGTTAAAAGGGGAGGATGAGCCAAACTCAGGTACATTCCTTGTCACTGTAGAGACGCCAGGCGGAGTGAAAACTCAGGTGCTTTCATTACCTATCTCAATAAACTAATTAATTGTAATGAAAAGCCCCGCAATGCGGGGCTTTTTTACACTTGTAAATCGGAAAAACTAAGTGCGAGAGTTTATCTCTGGAATTGATAAACACTGCCTAGCTTCATGATTTGAGTGAGTTCATCAAGAGCAGTACGTGATTCAAGGAGCAATTGTGGATCGGCTAGGTCCTCAACTAACAGACGGTCTCGATAGTGCTTATCGACCCACAGATTTAAGCGAGTGAACTGCGCATCATTCATTAAGGTGTGTTGGTTAACCGCTGCCACTTCATCTTGATTCATGGCGACGCGTAGGCGCAAGCAAGCTGGGCCGCCGCCGTTTTGCATGCTCTGTTTAACATCAAAGTAAAGCACTTGCTTAATCGGTGTATCAAGGGTGACGAGTTCGTTGAGGTAGGCAAACACCGCTGGGTTTTCTTGACAGTTTGTTGGTGCGATAATTGCCATTTCGCCCGAGGGTAAGGTCACCACTTGGGTGTTGAACAGATAACTCTTCACTGCGTCTTGAATCGCAACCTTTGAGGTCGGTACTTCAACAAAGTGAATCGCTGACTCGCCAAACTTGCGTTTAATTTCAGTTAACTTGGCTTGGGTATTTAAAAACGCCTGCTCGTGGTAGAACAAGACGTTCTGGTTGCCTACGGCAATGACGTCATTGTGAAAAACACCTTGGTCAATCACATCTGGGTTTTGCTGAATATAAACCGTGCAGTCATCATCCAATTGATGCAAACGCGCAACGGCTTGTGAAGCTTCGAGAGTTTGACGAGCAGGAAATTTTTGGGGTCTTGGCGCCGAAGGGTTAGTCGTTTCCTGGCCATAGACAAAGAGTTCAACACCAGCATGTCCGTATTGTTCACAGAGGCGAGTATGATTAGCTGCACCCTCATCACCAAAGCTGGTATGTTCAGGCAGATGTTGGTGATGTTTGAAATAACGGCTATCGTTAAACGTAGCTTGAAGAATGTTACCTGTAGTTATCGGCTCAATGCTGCGGTGAAGCTTATCGACAAGGTTAGCTGGGGTGAAATGTAGCTTACCATCGTGAGTGTCTGCACTCGGAGAGACCGTGGCTGCATTAGCTGTCCACATACTTGATGCACTACAGCAGGCCCGAAGAAGCGCTGGTGCTTCTTTCGCAGCTTTATTAAGGATTGCAGCATCTGTGCCAGTAAAACCTATTCTACGCAGTGTGTGTAGGTCTGGGCGTTCTTGCGGGGCAAGCATTCCTTGAACT comes from the Shewanella halifaxensis HAW-EB4 genome and includes:
- the astB gene encoding N-succinylarginine dihydrolase, translated to MKHFEANFDGLVGPTHNYAGLSFGNVASLNNAAATSSPKDAAKQGLKKAKALADLGLVQGMLAPQERPDLHTLRRIGFTGTDAAILNKAAKEAPALLRACCSASSMWTANAATVSPSADTHDGKLHFTPANLVDKLHRSIEPITTGNILQATFNDSRYFKHHQHLPEHTSFGDEGAANHTRLCEQYGHAGVELFVYGQETTNPSAPRPQKFPARQTLEASQAVARLHQLDDDCTVYIQQNPDVIDQGVFHNDVIAVGNQNVLFYHEQAFLNTQAKLTEIKRKFGESAIHFVEVPTSKVAIQDAVKSYLFNTQVVTLPSGEMAIIAPTNCQENPAVFAYLNELVTLDTPIKQVLYFDVKQSMQNGGGPACLRLRVAMNQDEVAAVNQHTLMNDAQFTRLNLWVDKHYRDRLLVEDLADPQLLLESRTALDELTQIMKLGSVYQFQR